One region of Pirellulales bacterium genomic DNA includes:
- a CDS encoding transglutaminase-like domain-containing protein has product MRYSTIGCIGATLALLLLTACSDRSPSLAINGENLATSAVPHATPTDSISSQQPNATVTADTLETNASGSAPIDPATTSVKGDPREWWEAVYAYHTKIGWCHTHITDIEENERKLAQINYQNHIAVDRQGQQTTIDIVTQSVETAEGELLRFHTEINSGTSRTEMNGHVADGQLMLETITAGKTTTESFPWIPGTMGFSATEQSLAAAPLLPGQRRTLMAVMPATNEVVTIELIANQYEATPLVDHTEDLLRIDGSITLPMHGGSEQSPIIRSQLWTNREGQVLKTSLTALHQETYRTTQALALAKPGGRRLDLVIDNTVPVTRSLPNPHSTRRIKYRVQLATDDPSKVFSAGDSQELLPLDPHTAEITVRRIDGSSTTLSPSTNAAILAAVTLSHVPTVEDRAPNNLIQSDDDQVQAMANSVAPGETDPWKLAVELERYVKDIVKLKNFSQAFDTAAEVARLREGDCTEHSVLLAALARARGIPARVAIGLIYQPSTQSFVYHMWNELWIGDHWVPMDSTLGRGGIGAAHLKLTQSNLAGAQAYSCFLPVAQVIGQLKIEILEVE; this is encoded by the coding sequence ATGCGATACTCCACCATCGGTTGCATCGGCGCAACATTGGCTCTGCTATTGCTTACGGCTTGCAGCGATCGGTCGCCCAGTCTGGCGATTAATGGGGAGAATCTAGCAACCTCTGCAGTCCCCCACGCTACCCCGACGGACTCAATTTCGAGCCAACAACCCAATGCAACCGTAACTGCGGACACGTTGGAGACCAACGCATCGGGGTCGGCGCCAATCGATCCCGCCACAACATCCGTCAAAGGCGATCCACGGGAATGGTGGGAGGCAGTCTATGCCTATCACACCAAAATTGGTTGGTGCCATACGCACATCACCGACATTGAGGAAAATGAGCGCAAGTTGGCCCAAATTAACTACCAAAACCATATTGCGGTTGATCGACAAGGCCAACAAACCACAATCGACATTGTTACGCAAAGCGTAGAGACGGCGGAGGGCGAGCTGCTCCGGTTTCACACCGAAATCAATTCCGGCACCAGCCGCACAGAAATGAATGGGCACGTTGCCGATGGACAACTCATGCTGGAAACGATTACCGCTGGCAAAACTACAACCGAATCGTTCCCTTGGATTCCTGGCACAATGGGCTTCAGTGCCACTGAACAATCGTTGGCCGCAGCCCCGCTTTTGCCAGGACAGCGTCGGACACTGATGGCAGTGATGCCCGCCACGAACGAAGTGGTGACTATCGAATTGATTGCCAATCAATACGAGGCTACACCGCTGGTCGATCACACGGAAGATTTGCTGCGGATCGATGGGAGCATCACGTTGCCAATGCACGGTGGCAGTGAGCAATCGCCAATCATTCGTTCTCAATTATGGACCAATCGCGAAGGTCAGGTGCTGAAAACGTCGCTTACTGCCCTGCATCAGGAAACTTATCGTACTACGCAAGCTTTGGCGCTGGCGAAGCCGGGAGGCAGGCGATTGGATTTGGTAATTGATAATACCGTGCCGGTGACACGATCATTACCCAATCCACATTCCACGCGGCGAATCAAATACCGCGTACAATTAGCTACCGACGATCCGTCCAAGGTTTTCTCTGCTGGCGATTCGCAAGAACTCTTGCCATTGGACCCTCATACGGCGGAAATTACCGTACGAAGGATCGATGGCTCGTCCACTACGCTGTCGCCGTCGACGAATGCGGCAATTTTAGCAGCAGTGACTCTGTCGCATGTTCCCACAGTAGAAGATCGCGCGCCGAATAACTTGATTCAAAGTGATGATGATCAAGTACAAGCAATGGCCAACTCTGTGGCGCCAGGAGAAACCGACCCCTGGAAACTGGCCGTCGAACTGGAAAGGTATGTGAAGGACATCGTCAAACTAAAAAACTTCTCGCAAGCCTTTGACACCGCAGCTGAAGTTGCACGCCTGCGTGAAGGCGATTGTACCGAGCACTCGGTATTATTGGCAGCGCTTGCTCGTGCCCGTGGCATTCCGGCCCGTGTAGCAATTGGCCTGATTTACCAGCCATCCACGCAAAGTTTTGTGTATCACATGTGGAATGAGCTGTGGATCGGCGATCACTGGGTACCAATGGACAGTACCCTAGGACGCGGCGGCATCGGCGCAGCCCATCTAAAACTGACCCAATCTAATCTCGCAGGCGCACAAGCCTACAGTTGCTTTTTGCCCGTGGCCCAAGTCATCGGACAACTGAAGATCGAGATTTTGGAAGTAGAATAA